In Odocoileus virginianus isolate 20LAN1187 ecotype Illinois unplaced genomic scaffold, Ovbor_1.2 Unplaced_Contig_11, whole genome shotgun sequence, one DNA window encodes the following:
- the LOC110122431 gene encoding E3 ubiquitin-protein ligase makorin-1, producing MHGVCKEGDNCRYSHDLSDSPYGVVCKYFQRGYCIYGDRCRYEHSKPLKQEEATATDLTAKSSLAASSSLSSVGPTVDMNMGEAESRNSNFATVGAGSEDWVNAIEFVPGQPYCGRTAPSSTEAPLQGSVTREDAEKEQSAVETKKQLCPYAAVGECRYGENCAYLHGDACDMCGLQVLHPVDAAQRSQHIKSCIEAHEKDMELSFAVQRSKDMVCGICMEVVYEKASPSERRFGILSNCNHTYCLKCIRKWRSAKQFESKIIKSCPECRITSNFVIPSEYWVEEKEEKQKLIQKYKEAMSNKACRYFDEGRGSCPFGGNCFYKHAYPDGHREEPQRQKVGTSSRYRAQQRNHFWELIEERENSNPFDDEEEVVTFELGEMLLMLLAAGGDDDLTDSEDEWDLFHDELEDFYDLDL from the coding sequence ATGCATGGGGTTTGTAAGGAAGGAGATAACTGTCGCTACTCACACGACCTCTCTGACAGTCCATATGGTGTAGTGTGCAAGTATTTTCAACGAGGGTACTGTATTTATGGAGACCGCTGCAGATATGAACATAGCAAGCCGCTGAAACAGGAAGAAGCAACTGCGACAGATCTAACTGCAAAGTCATCCCTTGCTGCTTCCTCGAGTCTCTCATCAGTTGGACCGACTGTTGATATGAATATGGGCGAAGCTGAGTCAAGAAATTCAAACTTTGCAACTGTAGGAGCTGGTTCAGAAGACTGGGTGAATGCCATCGAGTTTGTTCCAGGGCAGCCCTACTGTGGCCGGACTGCCCCTTCTTCCACTGAAGCCCCGCTGCAGGGCTCAGTGACCAGGGAAGACGCAGAGAAGGAGCAAAGCGCAGTGGAGACCAAGAAGCAGCTCTGCCCCTATGCTGCGGTGGGGGAGTGCCGCTACGGGGAGAACTGCGCGTATCTGCACGGGGACGCATGTGACATGTGCGGGCTGCAGGTCCTCCATCCCGTGGATGCCGCCCAGAGGTCACAGCATATAAAATCCTGCATCGAGGCCCACGAGAAGGACATGGAGCTCTCGTTCGCGGTGCAGCGCAGCAAGGACATGGTGTGTGGCATCTGCATGGAGGTGGTCTACGAGAAAGCCAGCCCCAGCGAGCGCCGCTTCGGGATTCTTTCCAACTGCAACCACACCTACTGTCTCAAGTGTATTCGCAAGTGGAGGAGTGCTAAGCAATTTGAGAGCAAGATCATAAAGTCCTGCCCAGAATGCCGGATCACATCTAACTTTGTCATTCCAAGTGAGTACTgggtggaggagaaagaagagaagcagaaactcATTCAGAAATACAAGGAGGCAATGAGCAACAAGGCATGCAGGTATTTTGATGAAGGCCGTGGGAGCTGCCCATTTGGAGGGAACTGTTTTTACAAGCATGCGTACCCTGATGGCCATAGAGAGgagccacagagacagaaagtgggaaCATCAAGCAGATACCGGGCCCAACAAAGGAACCACTTCTGGGAGCTCATCGAGGAACGAGAGAACAGCAACCCTTTTGACGACGAAGAGGAGGTTGTCACCTTTGAGCTGGGCGAGatgttgcttatgcttttggcTGCAGGTGGGGACGACGACCTGACAGACTCTGAAGACGAGTGGGACTTGTTTCACGATGAGCTGGAAGATTTTTATGACTTGGATCTATAG